Proteins encoded by one window of Cupriavidus sp. EM10:
- a CDS encoding MotA/TolQ/ExbB proton channel family protein, with protein sequence MFSIIQAAGWPIWPLLLASVIALALIVERFVSLKRSKILPPKLYEEALSAAQQRKATPEVVNNLEKNSPLGRVLAAGLRHVVLQPQTSRDAAKDVVEEAGRAVAHELERYLNALGTIASVAPLMGLLGTVIGMIEIFGNQGGTGANPEQLAHGISVALYNTAFGLIVAIPALIFWRYFRRLVDDYVAELEFRATAFLDAILPQRRV encoded by the coding sequence GTGTTTTCCATCATTCAAGCGGCCGGCTGGCCGATCTGGCCGCTGCTGCTCGCCTCGGTCATCGCGCTCGCGCTGATCGTCGAACGTTTCGTTTCGCTCAAGCGCAGCAAGATCCTGCCGCCGAAGCTGTACGAGGAGGCGCTCTCCGCCGCCCAGCAGCGCAAGGCCACGCCCGAGGTCGTCAACAATCTCGAAAAGAATTCGCCGCTCGGCCGCGTGCTGGCCGCCGGCCTGCGCCATGTGGTGCTGCAGCCGCAGACGTCGCGCGACGCCGCCAAGGACGTGGTGGAAGAAGCCGGCCGCGCCGTGGCGCACGAGCTGGAGCGCTACCTGAACGCGTTGGGCACGATTGCCTCGGTGGCGCCGCTGATGGGCCTGCTGGGCACCGTGATCGGCATGATCGAGATCTTCGGCAACCAGGGCGGCACGGGCGCCAACCCCGAGCAGCTGGCGCACGGCATCTCGGTGGCGCTGTACAACACGGCCTTCGGCCTGATCGTGGCGATTCCGGCGCTGATCTTCTGGCGCTACTTCCGCCGCCTGGTGGACGACTACGTGGCCGAGCTGGAATTCCGCGCCACCGCGTTCCTGGACGCCATCCTGCCGCAGCGCAGGGTCTGA
- a CDS encoding biopolymer transporter ExbD: MRFRSRQRREEPEINLIPLIDVLLVILIFLMITTTYSRFTELQIQLPTADAEHAQQHPTEIVVSVSARGVYSVNKQVLEQKDVTSLADQLRSAAGPAGSGPQPVVIVNADAQATHQAVINVMEAARVAGLSRLTFATQSSQQR, translated from the coding sequence ATGCGTTTCCGTTCCCGCCAGCGGCGCGAGGAGCCCGAGATCAACCTGATCCCGCTCATCGACGTGCTGCTCGTGATCCTGATCTTCCTGATGATCACGACCACGTACTCGCGTTTTACCGAACTGCAGATCCAGCTGCCCACGGCCGATGCCGAGCACGCGCAGCAACATCCGACCGAGATCGTCGTGTCGGTGTCCGCACGCGGCGTCTATTCCGTCAACAAGCAGGTGCTGGAGCAAAAGGACGTCACCAGCCTGGCCGACCAGCTGCGCAGCGCCGCCGGGCCGGCCGGCAGCGGGCCGCAGCCCGTGGTGATCGTCAATGCCGATGCCCAGGCCACGCACCAGGCGGTGATCAACGTGATGGAAGCGGCCCGCGTGGCCGGCCTGTCGCGCCTGACCTTCGCCACGCAAAGCTCGCAGCAGCGCTG
- the xseA gene encoding exodeoxyribonuclease VII large subunit — translation MPENEKLSRFAPSQPPSRTRDVIPVSELNHAIAGVLERSFPLAWVRGEISNFTRAASGHWYFSLKDARAQIRCVMFRGRNQYVDFTPREGEAVEVRAVVSMYEARGELQLGVEAMRRAGLGNLYEAFLRLKEKLAQAGLFDTARKRPIPSHPRTIGVITSLQAAAMRDVLTTLQRRAPHVNVVVYPVPVQGTGAAEKIAAMLDTASARDECDVLILCRGGGSIEDLWSFNEEVVAHAIARSRVPVVSGVGHETDFTIADFVADVRAPTPTGAAELVSPDRAHLLQAARRARDALAQCMDRQLERRAQHLQWLARQLRSPQAQLQERRAQVDNMARHLRAALRDTVSAQRHRHDVLTMRWRACQPDTGAAQAALDRMSTRMDAALERRHERETQRLARVAGSLELLAPQRTLERGYAVLLDNRGRALRSPSDLRAGSIVEAHLADGTADIEIAGVQSKLAAF, via the coding sequence ATGCCAGAGAACGAGAAACTTTCGCGTTTTGCGCCGTCTCAGCCGCCTTCGCGCACGCGGGACGTGATCCCGGTCAGCGAACTGAACCATGCCATCGCCGGCGTCCTGGAACGCAGCTTTCCGCTGGCGTGGGTGCGGGGCGAAATCTCCAACTTCACGCGCGCGGCCAGCGGCCACTGGTATTTCTCGCTCAAGGACGCCCGCGCGCAGATCCGTTGCGTGATGTTTCGCGGACGCAACCAATACGTGGACTTCACGCCGCGCGAGGGCGAGGCCGTCGAAGTGCGCGCCGTTGTGTCGATGTACGAGGCGCGCGGCGAGTTGCAGCTTGGCGTGGAAGCCATGCGCCGTGCGGGCCTTGGCAATCTCTACGAGGCGTTCCTGCGGCTCAAGGAAAAACTGGCACAGGCGGGTCTGTTCGATACCGCACGCAAGCGGCCCATTCCGTCGCATCCGCGCACGATCGGCGTGATCACGTCGCTGCAGGCGGCCGCGATGCGCGACGTGCTGACCACGTTGCAGCGGCGCGCCCCGCACGTCAATGTGGTCGTATACCCGGTGCCGGTGCAAGGCACGGGCGCTGCGGAGAAGATTGCGGCGATGCTCGATACGGCCAGCGCGCGCGACGAATGCGATGTGCTGATCCTGTGCCGTGGCGGTGGCAGCATCGAGGACCTCTGGTCGTTCAATGAAGAAGTGGTGGCGCACGCCATTGCGCGCAGCCGCGTGCCGGTGGTGTCGGGCGTGGGTCATGAAACCGATTTCACCATTGCCGATTTCGTGGCCGATGTACGAGCCCCCACGCCCACCGGCGCCGCCGAACTGGTCAGCCCCGACCGCGCGCATCTGCTGCAGGCGGCGCGCCGGGCGCGCGACGCGCTGGCGCAATGCATGGACCGCCAGCTCGAACGCCGCGCGCAGCACCTGCAGTGGCTGGCCCGCCAGTTGCGCAGCCCCCAGGCGCAGCTGCAGGAGCGGCGCGCGCAGGTCGACAATATGGCCCGACACTTGCGTGCGGCATTGCGGGATACCGTATCGGCCCAGCGCCATCGGCATGACGTGCTGACCATGCGCTGGCGCGCCTGCCAGCCCGATACCGGCGCGGCGCAGGCGGCGCTGGACCGGATGTCGACGCGCATGGACGCCGCACTGGAACGACGTCACGAACGTGAAACACAACGGCTGGCGCGCGTGGCCGGATCGCTGGAACTGCTGGCGCCGCAGCGCACACTGGAACGCGGCTACGCCGTGCTGCTCGACAATCGCGGACGGGCCCTGCGGTCGCCCAGCGACCTGCGCGCGGGCAGCATTGTCGAGGCCCATCTGGCGGACGGCACGGCCGACATCGAAATCGCGGGCGTACAGTCGA